One window of Labilithrix sp. genomic DNA carries:
- a CDS encoding zinc ABC transporter substrate-binding protein: MRRLAFVILLLSAIGLQGCKGCQKSGGSDRLKVAVSIFPIYDLVRRVAGPDADVSLLLQPGRNEHHFDPTPRDVEAAAASKLGVMVGLGLDPWMEKLMKDAAPDARILKVGDRVPILTIKDDPIGAEDHDDHDEDEHADGGHHEEHHDEHEEHHEHEKKGAPDPHVWLDPQRAQLIVRAIAEELGRVDTAHALAYRARATELDKSLVEVDREAAERLKKLSKKGFVTFHGSFGYFAERYKLNIIAVIEPYPGSEPTGEYVQKVLTAIKDKKVPALYSEPQLDPRPAKILAEEAKIPLGVLDPVGGGPETDSYEKMIRFDVAQLEKYLK; the protein is encoded by the coding sequence GTGCGACGGCTTGCATTCGTCATCCTCCTGCTCTCTGCGATCGGACTCCAAGGCTGCAAGGGCTGCCAGAAGAGCGGCGGCTCGGATCGCCTGAAAGTGGCGGTTTCCATCTTTCCGATCTACGACCTGGTCCGGCGCGTCGCGGGCCCCGACGCCGACGTGAGCCTCTTGCTCCAGCCGGGCCGGAACGAGCACCACTTCGACCCGACGCCGCGGGACGTCGAGGCCGCGGCGGCGTCGAAGCTCGGGGTCATGGTCGGCCTCGGCCTCGATCCGTGGATGGAGAAGCTGATGAAGGACGCCGCGCCCGACGCGCGCATCCTCAAGGTCGGCGATCGCGTCCCCATCCTCACGATCAAGGACGACCCGATCGGCGCGGAGGACCACGACGATCACGACGAGGACGAGCACGCCGACGGCGGGCACCACGAAGAGCATCACGACGAGCACGAGGAGCACCACGAGCACGAGAAGAAGGGCGCCCCCGATCCGCACGTGTGGCTCGATCCGCAGCGCGCGCAGCTCATCGTCCGCGCGATCGCGGAGGAGCTCGGGCGCGTCGACACCGCGCACGCCCTCGCCTACCGCGCGCGCGCGACCGAGCTCGACAAGTCGCTCGTCGAGGTCGATCGCGAGGCGGCGGAGCGCCTCAAGAAGCTCTCGAAGAAGGGCTTCGTCACGTTCCACGGCTCCTTCGGCTACTTCGCGGAGCGGTACAAGCTGAACATCATCGCCGTCATCGAGCCCTACCCCGGCTCGGAGCCTACCGGCGAATACGTACAAAAGGTGCTCACCGCGATTAAGGACAAAAAGGTCCCGGCCCTCTACAGCGAGCCGCAGCTCGATCCGCGGCCGGCGAAGATCCTCGCGGAGGAGGCGAAGATCCCGCTC